Proteins encoded by one window of Thermus caldifontis:
- the cbbX gene encoding CbbX protein, translating to MLDSQGPNLAVVKNPEIEAVLETLDRELVGLRPVKQRIREIAAYLSVDKLRRELGLTADRPTLHMAFVGPPGTGKTTVAMRMATILHKLGYIRRDHLVVASRDDLVGQYIGHTAPKTKEVLKRAMGGVLFIDEAYSLYRAENERDYGQETIEILLQVMENQREDLVVILAGYKDRMEEFFALNPGMRSRIAHHIEFPPYSAEELFQIGKLMLEKQGYRFTEEAERAFLEYLERRMRLPNFAYARSVRNALDRFKLRQAYRLYQKAGPVTAEDLMTITADDIYASSVFREEEKEEEDAP from the coding sequence ATGCTGGATTCCCAAGGCCCAAACCTGGCGGTGGTAAAAAACCCCGAGATCGAGGCGGTGCTGGAAACCCTGGATCGGGAGCTGGTGGGCCTTCGGCCTGTCAAGCAGCGGATCCGGGAAATCGCCGCCTATCTCTCCGTGGACAAGCTCCGCCGGGAGCTGGGGCTTACCGCTGACCGCCCCACCCTGCACATGGCCTTCGTGGGTCCTCCGGGCACGGGGAAGACCACCGTAGCCATGCGCATGGCCACCATCCTGCACAAGCTGGGCTACATCCGCCGCGACCACCTGGTGGTGGCCAGCCGCGACGACCTGGTGGGTCAGTACATCGGCCACACTGCCCCCAAGACCAAGGAGGTCCTGAAGCGGGCCATGGGGGGGGTGCTCTTCATTGACGAGGCCTACAGCCTCTACCGGGCGGAAAATGAGCGGGACTACGGCCAGGAAACCATCGAGATCCTCCTCCAGGTCATGGAGAACCAGCGGGAGGACCTGGTGGTGATCCTGGCCGGCTACAAGGACCGCATGGAGGAGTTCTTCGCCCTGAACCCGGGGATGCGCTCCCGCATCGCCCACCACATTGAGTTTCCCCCCTATAGCGCCGAGGAGCTCTTCCAGATCGGCAAGCTCATGCTGGAAAAGCAGGGCTACCGCTTCACCGAAGAGGCGGAAAGGGCCTTCCTGGAGTATTTGGAAAGGCGCATGCGGCTTCCCAACTTCGCCTATGCCCGAAGCGTGCGCAATGCCCTGGACCGCTTCAAGCTTAGGCAGGCCTACCGGCTTTACCAGAAGGCGGGGCCGGTGACCGCAGAGGACCTCATGACCATCACCGCCGACGACATCTACGCCAGCTCGGTTTTTAGGGAGGAGGAAAAGGAGGAGGAAGATGCCCCATAG
- a CDS encoding phosphoribulokinase, which produces MPHRPFMLGIAGDSGAGKTTISAGIARLLGEERTTNICVDDYHKYDRKQRKELGITPLNPECNYMDIMEQHVRLLSEGEPILKPVYNHSTGTFDPPVYIPAPRAVEDNGRLVPRVVILEGLLTLFSPALRSRYHLTVYLDPEEELRREWKVKRDVAKRGYTPEEVIADIERRMPDSRAFIWPQKEHADIVVRFYRPPGYNPENPSTLNVRIALKHTLPRLDLSEVLHSAYEDEALIRLETRKEADILDITGNVTPEQALAFERIIWDHLGHHAEHFDPSLVGTFLDKTGQSNPLALTQLIIAYYLVKMRELAIERGHLRVA; this is translated from the coding sequence ATGCCCCATAGGCCTTTCATGTTAGGCATTGCCGGTGACTCGGGGGCGGGGAAGACCACCATCTCCGCAGGGATCGCCCGGCTTCTTGGCGAGGAGCGGACCACCAACATCTGCGTGGACGACTACCACAAGTACGACCGCAAGCAGCGCAAGGAGCTGGGCATCACCCCCTTGAACCCCGAGTGCAACTACATGGACATCATGGAGCAGCACGTTAGGCTGCTTTCCGAAGGAGAACCCATCCTGAAGCCCGTCTACAACCATTCCACGGGCACCTTTGACCCCCCGGTCTACATCCCTGCTCCCCGGGCGGTGGAGGACAATGGGCGGCTGGTGCCCCGGGTGGTGATCCTCGAGGGGCTCCTAACCCTCTTTTCCCCCGCCCTCAGAAGCCGTTACCACCTCACCGTCTACCTGGATCCCGAAGAGGAGCTCAGGCGGGAGTGGAAGGTGAAGCGGGATGTGGCCAAGCGGGGCTACACCCCGGAGGAGGTCATCGCCGACATCGAAAGGCGCATGCCCGACTCCCGGGCCTTCATCTGGCCCCAGAAGGAGCACGCCGACATCGTGGTGCGCTTCTACCGCCCCCCTGGCTACAATCCGGAAAACCCCAGCACCCTGAACGTGCGCATCGCCCTAAAGCACACCCTGCCCCGTCTGGACCTTTCCGAGGTGCTCCACTCCGCCTACGAGGACGAGGCCCTGATCCGCCTGGAGACCCGGAAGGAGGCGGACATCCTGGACATCACGGGAAACGTGACCCCCGAGCAGGCCCTGGCCTTTGAGCGCATCATCTGGGACCACCTGGGCCATCACGCGGAGCACTTTGACCCCAGCCTGGTGGGCACCTTCCTGGATAAGACTGGCCAAAGCAACCCCCTGGCCCTGACCCAGCTCATCATCGCCTACTACCTGGTTAAGATGCGGGAGCTGGCCATCGAGCGGGGGCACCTGCGGGTGGCCTAG
- the rpe gene encoding ribulose-phosphate 3-epimerase encodes MLKFAPSILTADLARLKEQIEEAEAAGVDWIHLDVMDGVFVPNLTFGPLLVEAVRRVTSLPLDVHLMIVQPERYLEDFARAGADVITVHFEATPHAHRAVQKVKELGKKAGLAINPATPLEAFEPLLPELDLALLMSVNPGFGGQRYIPTATERLRRLKAMRDRLNPACLLEVDGGVNRETVAEVYRAGADVAVAGSALFNKRPVADNLKELKEVLYALGDR; translated from the coding sequence ATGCTGAAGTTTGCGCCCTCCATTCTCACGGCGGACCTGGCGAGGCTCAAGGAACAAATCGAGGAGGCCGAGGCGGCGGGGGTGGACTGGATCCACCTGGACGTGATGGATGGGGTGTTCGTTCCCAACCTTACCTTCGGGCCCCTTCTGGTGGAGGCGGTGCGGCGGGTCACCTCCTTGCCCTTGGATGTGCACCTCATGATCGTGCAGCCCGAAAGGTACCTGGAGGACTTCGCCCGGGCAGGGGCCGATGTCATCACCGTTCACTTTGAGGCCACTCCCCACGCCCACCGGGCGGTGCAGAAGGTGAAGGAGCTGGGGAAAAAGGCGGGGCTTGCCATCAACCCCGCCACCCCCCTCGAGGCGTTCGAGCCCTTGTTGCCCGAGCTGGACCTGGCCCTGCTCATGAGCGTGAACCCGGGGTTTGGGGGGCAAAGGTACATCCCCACCGCCACCGAGAGGCTTCGCCGCCTCAAGGCCATGCGGGACCGGTTGAACCCGGCCTGCTTGTTGGAGGTGGATGGGGGGGTGAACCGGGAAACCGTGGCCGAGGTGTACCGGGCGGGTGCGGACGTGGCCGTGGCGGGAAGCGCCCTTTTCAACAAGCGGCCCGTGGCTGATAACCTAAAGGAGCTAAAGGAGGTGCTGTATGCCCTTGGTGATCGGTAA
- a CDS encoding NAD(P)H-dependent flavin oxidoreductase — protein sequence METAITRMLGIRYPIVAAPMFLVSGARLLQAVAEAGAIGVIPSLNFRTHAAFREFLQGFPQDLPFGVNLILKDNPRLEEDLEAVAERRVPLVVTSLGDPTRVVERVKAYGGVVWCDVVGLRHGKKAVEAGADALVAVAAGAGGHAGMVSPFVLGPWLREELGVPVLIAGGIATGRQLLAALALGDGAYIGTRFIATVESEAPLEYKEALLRATPEDIQYTPEVTGVPANFLRESLERFRQGGGKAWKEVYSAGHGVAFIRDLPSAKEVVARLVEEYQEAKANLP from the coding sequence ATGGAAACCGCCATCACCCGCATGTTGGGCATCCGTTACCCCATCGTGGCCGCCCCCATGTTCTTGGTCTCGGGGGCCAGGCTTCTTCAGGCGGTGGCCGAGGCCGGGGCCATCGGGGTCATCCCCAGCCTCAACTTCCGCACCCATGCCGCCTTCCGGGAGTTTTTGCAGGGCTTTCCCCAGGACCTTCCCTTTGGGGTGAACCTGATCCTCAAGGACAACCCCCGCCTCGAGGAGGACCTGGAAGCGGTGGCCGAGCGCCGGGTACCCCTGGTGGTCACTTCCTTGGGGGATCCCACCCGGGTGGTGGAGCGGGTGAAGGCCTATGGCGGCGTGGTCTGGTGCGATGTGGTGGGCCTAAGGCACGGGAAAAAGGCCGTGGAGGCGGGGGCCGATGCCCTGGTGGCCGTGGCCGCGGGGGCTGGAGGGCATGCGGGGATGGTAAGCCCCTTTGTCTTAGGGCCTTGGCTTAGGGAAGAGCTGGGGGTGCCCGTGCTCATCGCCGGCGGCATCGCCACCGGCAGGCAGCTGCTGGCTGCTTTGGCCCTGGGGGATGGGGCCTACATCGGCACCCGCTTCATCGCCACCGTGGAGTCCGAAGCCCCTTTAGAGTACAAGGAAGCCCTTTTACGGGCTACCCCTGAGGATATCCAGTACACCCCCGAGGTCACCGGGGTGCCCGCCAACTTCCTCCGGGAATCCTTGGAGCGCTTCCGCCAGGGTGGGGGTAAGGCCTGGAAGGAGGTCTACTCCGCCGGGCACGGGGTGGCTTTCATCCGGGACCTTCCTTCCGCCAAGGAAGTGGTGGCCCGGCTGGTGGAGGAGTATCAGGAGGCCAAGGCCAACCTTCCATAA
- a CDS encoding response regulator transcription factor — MARILVVEDDPTVAKVLELALRREGYEPHLARDYPSAKAALNGDWDAIVLDINLPGGSGLDLLRYLRKELHKTTPVLVLSGLKQERSLKEAQALGAQEYLTKPFSPSDLIRRLEHYVAAR, encoded by the coding sequence GTGGCCCGGATTCTGGTGGTGGAAGATGACCCCACGGTGGCCAAAGTTTTAGAGCTGGCCCTAAGGCGGGAGGGGTACGAGCCCCACCTGGCCCGGGACTACCCTTCAGCCAAAGCGGCACTGAACGGGGATTGGGATGCCATCGTTCTGGACATCAACCTGCCGGGGGGGTCTGGTTTGGATCTCCTTCGCTACTTGCGCAAAGAGCTCCACAAGACCACCCCTGTGCTGGTTCTTTCCGGCCTTAAGCAGGAGCGGAGCCTGAAGGAGGCCCAGGCCCTAGGGGCCCAGGAGTACCTCACCAAGCCCTTTAGCCCCAGCGACCTCATAAGGCGCTTGGAGCACTATGTGGCGGCGCGGTGA
- a CDS encoding HEAT repeat domain-containing protein has translation MWRRGERLYALLVFLVVFLEALALGGLVVAFSGRLFNLFGYPVAYRALFQALALTGLALSCLSAYILLYHAYTASKELRDRRAYEDWLTRFTQALFGGEPPPPPPWPRPALEALLSLREMLKGEFSERIAEWLRQANPPWPRILKTRFASRPLRLEALEALAQARLPETLEAILPYLSHPDSVLRLAAARAGARVAQGEGLGRLAEALLQAGLPRGALLEVLLLLEERAAPVVEAFLSRGGREELWAALEAIGRLKLVPLGERVLPFLDQADPELKAAALRALYRLRYPPQGYEGLLLAALKDEREFLRVHAARLLALLGNELAQRALWKALSDPSFYVRRAAAEGLLQMNKGFLAQAAERHPDPFGRAMAQQVLREAA, from the coding sequence ATGTGGCGGCGCGGTGAACGGCTTTATGCCCTTTTGGTCTTTCTGGTGGTCTTCCTCGAGGCCTTGGCCCTGGGGGGTCTGGTGGTGGCTTTTTCCGGACGGCTTTTTAACCTGTTCGGTTACCCGGTGGCCTACCGCGCCCTTTTCCAGGCGCTGGCCCTTACGGGACTGGCCTTAAGTTGCCTTTCCGCTTACATCCTTCTCTACCACGCCTACACCGCCAGCAAGGAGCTTCGGGACCGAAGGGCTTATGAGGACTGGCTGACCCGGTTCACCCAAGCCCTCTTTGGCGGAGAGCCGCCCCCGCCCCCCCCTTGGCCCCGCCCGGCCCTCGAGGCCCTTCTGAGTCTAAGGGAGATGCTCAAGGGGGAGTTTTCCGAACGGATAGCGGAATGGCTGCGCCAGGCCAATCCCCCTTGGCCCCGCATCCTGAAGACCCGCTTTGCCTCTCGGCCCCTGCGGCTTGAGGCCCTCGAGGCCCTGGCCCAAGCCCGCTTACCGGAGACCCTGGAGGCTATTCTCCCTTACCTGAGCCACCCGGATTCGGTCCTGCGCCTGGCGGCGGCCCGGGCTGGGGCCCGGGTGGCCCAGGGGGAGGGGCTTGGACGTCTGGCGGAGGCCCTTCTCCAGGCGGGTCTACCCCGCGGGGCCCTCCTGGAGGTGCTCCTCCTCCTGGAGGAGCGGGCGGCACCTGTGGTGGAGGCTTTCCTTTCCCGGGGGGGAAGGGAGGAGCTGTGGGCGGCCCTGGAGGCCATAGGCCGGCTTAAGCTGGTGCCCTTGGGAGAAAGGGTCCTTCCCTTCTTGGACCAGGCGGATCCCGAGCTTAAGGCGGCGGCCCTGCGTGCCCTTTACCGCCTGCGCTACCCACCCCAGGGCTACGAGGGGCTTTTGCTGGCGGCTTTAAAGGATGAACGGGAGTTCTTGCGGGTCCATGCCGCCCGGCTCCTGGCCCTTTTGGGGAACGAGCTGGCCCAGCGAGCCTTGTGGAAGGCGCTTTCCGACCCTTCTTTTTACGTGCGCCGGGCGGCGGCCGAAGGGCTTTTGCAGATGAACAAGGGCTTTCTGGCCCAGGCTGCGGAACGCCACCCCGATCCCTTTGGCCGGGCCATGGCCCAGCAGGTCTTACGGGAAGCGGCGTGA
- a CDS encoding ATP-binding protein, with protein sequence MVKAPPTDLGFMAELLRRYPVRLLFRGEVLPEGPLRGEKLWEEGDMALYWEGPPPPPATQEALRLLFRAFREVWELRERELALLKSQEESARLLRLLLHEIKNPLMSVLGALELALETGDLPEEAKELLSIAERSARRIQELLQKAQEYLRLGQGVRLKSERVDLKALLLQASEEVRPLARRKGIRLRLVLPKREAWVYGDKEWLYQAVLNVLNNAVKYTPEGGRVAVRLLLGRDRYGIAVSDTGPGIPEAEQERVFEPFYRASTRGEVEGTGLGLALVKRVLEAHGGEVRLRSRLGLGSTFFLLLPRPKPGQRAPVGRLLLLMVALIALARLPIFPAPLGSKAFGGVPAGEVVRLPGMELAFSPEAQGEARRWRSLWGGGERVQVRLQRGGVEAVREAPVPLALSTPEGQVRPTGTHLRLSRDEGARLSLYRGKVALGQERLPAGEGAVLGTGVRRKLLPAPLVRPAPGPEGEVVFRLLGPEGTRAFRVEVRSGDAVVLSARVEGNVFRYLPQADRLSQVRAMALDEAGLEGYPSDPVPFRERKSFYEGRKRLPQDPAGAEAFLRQALSAFPDDAEALGELAFALYLQGRHGEAKPLYEKALALLDSPDIRVRYARLLYQMKRYGEAEESYRKVLGEDPGNLDARWGLSEVVLALGRAKEAELLARQVLAVEPSYPLARFTLAKALLEQGKVPEARGLLEEEVRRNPDPEVKALLQRLPQTLP encoded by the coding sequence ATGGTAAAGGCTCCCCCCACCGACCTGGGGTTCATGGCGGAGCTTCTCCGCCGGTATCCCGTGCGGCTCCTTTTCCGGGGGGAGGTGCTTCCCGAGGGTCCTTTACGGGGAGAAAAGCTTTGGGAAGAAGGGGATATGGCCCTTTACTGGGAAGGGCCGCCCCCGCCCCCGGCAACCCAGGAGGCTTTGCGCCTCCTCTTTCGGGCCTTCCGCGAGGTGTGGGAGCTACGGGAGCGGGAGCTTGCTCTTTTAAAGAGCCAGGAGGAGAGCGCTAGGCTTCTTCGCCTTTTGCTCCATGAGATCAAAAACCCCTTGATGAGCGTTTTGGGGGCCTTGGAGCTTGCCCTGGAAACCGGGGACCTTCCGGAAGAGGCCAAGGAACTCCTTTCCATCGCCGAAAGGAGCGCCCGTCGCATCCAAGAACTCTTGCAAAAGGCCCAGGAGTACCTGCGCCTGGGCCAGGGGGTGCGGCTTAAAAGCGAACGGGTGGACCTTAAGGCCCTTCTTCTCCAGGCCTCGGAGGAGGTGCGGCCTTTGGCCCGGAGGAAGGGAATCCGGCTCCGCTTGGTCCTGCCGAAACGGGAGGCCTGGGTATACGGAGATAAGGAATGGCTCTATCAAGCAGTGCTGAACGTCCTCAACAACGCGGTGAAATACACCCCGGAAGGGGGGCGGGTGGCGGTGCGCCTCCTTCTGGGTCGGGACCGGTACGGCATCGCCGTTTCCGATACCGGCCCCGGGATCCCCGAGGCGGAGCAGGAAAGGGTCTTTGAACCCTTCTACCGGGCCTCCACCCGGGGGGAGGTGGAGGGGACGGGACTTGGGCTTGCCCTGGTGAAGCGGGTCCTCGAGGCCCATGGGGGCGAGGTACGCCTGAGGAGCCGCCTGGGCCTGGGGAGCACCTTCTTTCTCCTTCTGCCCAGGCCCAAGCCGGGCCAAAGGGCCCCGGTGGGAAGGCTGCTTCTCCTGATGGTGGCCCTGATCGCCTTAGCCCGCTTGCCCATCTTCCCCGCCCCCTTGGGTTCAAAGGCCTTCGGCGGGGTGCCGGCCGGGGAGGTGGTGCGGCTTCCTGGGATGGAGCTGGCCTTTAGCCCTGAGGCCCAGGGGGAGGCCCGGCGCTGGCGGAGCCTTTGGGGAGGGGGGGAAAGGGTGCAGGTGCGTTTGCAAAGGGGAGGGGTGGAGGCGGTGCGGGAGGCCCCTGTGCCCTTGGCCCTTTCCACCCCCGAGGGCCAGGTGCGGCCCACGGGGACCCACCTGCGCCTTTCCCGGGATGAAGGAGCCCGCCTTTCCCTTTACCGGGGAAAGGTGGCCTTGGGGCAGGAAAGGCTTCCTGCTGGGGAAGGAGCGGTGCTGGGAACGGGGGTTAGGCGGAAGCTTCTTCCTGCTCCCCTGGTGCGCCCGGCGCCGGGGCCTGAGGGCGAGGTGGTCTTCCGCCTCTTGGGCCCTGAGGGGACCCGGGCCTTCCGGGTGGAGGTTCGCAGCGGGGATGCCGTGGTCCTTTCCGCCAGGGTGGAGGGTAACGTGTTCCGCTACCTGCCCCAGGCGGACCGCCTGAGCCAGGTGCGGGCCATGGCCTTGGATGAGGCGGGCCTCGAGGGCTACCCCTCGGACCCCGTGCCCTTCCGGGAACGGAAAAGCTTTTACGAGGGTAGGAAGAGGCTTCCCCAGGACCCAGCTGGGGCAGAAGCCTTTTTGCGCCAGGCGCTGTCCGCTTTCCCGGATGATGCGGAGGCCTTGGGCGAGCTGGCCTTTGCCCTTTACCTCCAAGGCCGCCATGGCGAGGCTAAGCCCCTTTACGAGAAGGCCCTGGCCCTTTTGGACAGCCCCGACATCCGGGTGCGCTACGCCAGGCTCCTTTACCAAATGAAGCGTTACGGGGAGGCGGAGGAGAGCTACCGGAAGGTGCTTGGGGAGGATCCGGGGAACCTGGATGCCCGCTGGGGGCTTTCCGAGGTGGTCCTGGCCCTGGGCCGGGCCAAGGAGGCGGAGCTCCTCGCTCGGCAGGTGCTGGCGGTGGAACCCAGCTACCCCCTGGCCCGCTTCACCCTGGCCAAGGCCTTGTTGGAGCAAGGGAAGGTGCCCGAGGCGAGGGGGCTTCTTGAGGAGGAGGTTAGGCGAAACCCGGATCCTGAGGTGAAGGCCCTGCTGCAAAGGCTTCCTCAGACGCTCCCTTAA
- a CDS encoding cupin domain-containing protein, whose amino-acid sequence MEIKDLRSLVRYNPEKMAKIPVFESERMFFDLYALLPGQAQKVHTHEGSDKVYYVLEGEVVVRIGEEEALLVPGMAAIARSGEAHGVRNESANPALLLVVMAPKP is encoded by the coding sequence ATGGAGATTAAAGACCTGCGGAGCTTGGTGCGGTATAACCCGGAAAAGATGGCCAAAATTCCGGTTTTTGAGTCAGAGAGGATGTTTTTTGATCTTTATGCCCTGCTTCCGGGACAGGCGCAAAAGGTGCACACCCACGAGGGTTCCGACAAGGTGTACTACGTTTTGGAGGGGGAGGTGGTGGTGCGCATCGGGGAGGAGGAAGCCCTTTTGGTCCCGGGGATGGCGGCCATCGCTCGCTCAGGGGAGGCCCATGGCGTGCGCAACGAGTCGGCAAACCCCGCCCTTCTCCTGGTGGTGATGGCTCCCAAGCCCTAG
- a CDS encoding glycosyltransferase family 2 protein, with protein sequence MNLLLDFLFFYQVVILWYFALLNFFYTLFAFFGLGMVARYARELSELALKDLLEREAYLPVSILVPTYNEEKTIAHSVRSFLGLHYPEFEVIVVADGPKDRTLEVLKEAFRLVEVEWVYRRALPSKPVRAVYRSLVYPNLIVVDKENGGKADALNAGLNLARYPLFCAVDADSLLDAQALLRASRLFLEDERVLAVGGTIRPLNGAVVREGVVETLHLPRGFLEKMQIVEYARAFFMGRAGWSAMGALLIISGAFGLFRREEALRIGGYRTDTVGEDMELVVRLHRRAREEGREYRILYTPDPICYTEVPADWATLRRQRNRWHRGLWEVLWMHRMMLFNPRYGRLGLVAMPYFFFFEALAPVVEVLGYVLFAIFYLLGLFNAEFAFLFFLLALAYGVLLSQLAVGMETLLLQRYPRLRDRLVLLLLAILEGLGYRQVLAWERFLATFQVWRKRGVWGEMRRKGLES encoded by the coding sequence GTGAACCTCCTTTTGGATTTCTTGTTCTTTTACCAGGTGGTGATCCTGTGGTATTTCGCCCTTTTGAACTTCTTTTATACCCTCTTCGCCTTCTTTGGCCTGGGGATGGTGGCCCGCTATGCCCGTGAGCTTTCCGAGCTTGCCCTAAAGGACCTCTTGGAGCGCGAGGCCTACCTGCCCGTGTCCATTCTGGTGCCCACCTACAACGAGGAGAAGACCATCGCCCATTCGGTGCGCTCTTTTTTGGGCCTCCACTACCCGGAGTTTGAGGTGATCGTGGTGGCGGATGGGCCCAAGGACCGGACCCTGGAGGTGCTCAAGGAGGCCTTCCGCCTGGTGGAGGTGGAATGGGTGTACCGCCGGGCCCTTCCCAGCAAGCCCGTTCGGGCCGTATACCGTTCCCTGGTTTATCCAAACCTTATCGTGGTGGACAAGGAAAATGGGGGTAAGGCCGACGCTTTGAACGCCGGGCTCAACCTGGCCCGGTATCCCCTCTTCTGCGCCGTGGATGCGGATAGCCTTTTGGACGCCCAGGCCCTTCTGCGAGCGAGCCGTCTCTTCTTGGAGGACGAGAGGGTCTTGGCCGTGGGGGGTACCATTCGACCGCTCAACGGGGCGGTGGTGCGGGAGGGGGTGGTGGAAACCCTCCACCTTCCCCGGGGTTTCCTAGAGAAGATGCAAATAGTGGAGTATGCCCGGGCTTTTTTCATGGGCCGGGCGGGGTGGAGCGCCATGGGGGCTTTGCTGATCATTTCGGGGGCCTTTGGCCTCTTCCGCCGGGAGGAGGCTCTACGGATTGGGGGGTACCGCACGGACACGGTGGGGGAGGATATGGAGCTGGTGGTGCGCCTCCACCGCCGGGCCCGGGAGGAAGGGCGGGAGTACCGCATCCTTTACACGCCGGATCCCATCTGCTACACCGAGGTGCCTGCGGACTGGGCCACCTTAAGGAGGCAGCGGAACCGTTGGCACCGGGGTCTTTGGGAGGTGCTCTGGATGCACCGCATGATGCTCTTCAACCCCCGGTACGGGCGTTTGGGCCTGGTGGCCATGCCCTATTTCTTCTTCTTTGAGGCCCTGGCCCCGGTGGTGGAGGTTTTGGGGTATGTGCTTTTCGCTATTTTCTACCTTCTGGGCCTCTTCAATGCGGAGTTTGCCTTCCTCTTCTTTCTCCTAGCCCTGGCCTATGGGGTGCTTCTTTCCCAGCTGGCGGTAGGCATGGAGACCTTGCTCCTCCAGCGCTATCCCCGGCTCAGGGACCGCTTGGTGCTTCTTCTTCTGGCGATCCTCGAGGGCCTAGGCTACCGGCAGGTGCTGGCGTGGGAGCGCTTTCTCGCCACCTTCCAGGTGTGGCGCAAGCGGGGGGTCTGGGGGGAGATGCGGCGGAAGGGGTTGGAGTCTTGA
- the fba gene encoding class II fructose-1,6-bisphosphate aldolase: protein MPLVIGKEVLDKARREGYAVPSFNTNNLEITQAILEVADELRAPVFIQVSDGARKYAGMENLANLVKDMASRTKVPVVLHLDHGADFKMVMQALRAGFTSVMIDASHHPFEENVAETKKVVEAAHAVGVSVEAELGRLQGIEDNIQVSEAEAFLTDPEEAERFVAETGIDYLAIAIGTSHGAYKGKGRPYIDHKRLEEISKRVPIPLVLHGASGVPTWLKERLLATGAELKEATGIHDEDIRKAIPNGIAKINIDTDLRLAMTLGIREVVVGNPKEFDPRKIIGKGRDYLKQVIREKFELMGTVGRA, encoded by the coding sequence ATGCCCTTGGTGATCGGTAAAGAGGTTCTGGATAAGGCACGGCGGGAGGGCTATGCGGTTCCCAGCTTTAACACCAACAACCTGGAGATCACCCAGGCTATCCTGGAGGTAGCCGATGAACTACGGGCTCCCGTCTTCATTCAGGTTTCCGACGGGGCCCGGAAGTATGCGGGGATGGAGAACCTGGCCAACCTGGTGAAGGATATGGCCAGCCGCACCAAGGTGCCCGTGGTCCTGCACCTGGACCACGGGGCCGACTTCAAGATGGTGATGCAGGCCCTGAGGGCGGGCTTCACCAGCGTGATGATCGATGCCAGCCACCATCCCTTTGAGGAGAACGTGGCCGAGACCAAGAAGGTGGTGGAGGCGGCCCATGCGGTGGGGGTGAGCGTGGAGGCGGAGCTGGGCCGGCTTCAGGGCATTGAGGACAACATCCAGGTCTCCGAGGCCGAGGCCTTCCTCACCGACCCCGAGGAGGCGGAGCGCTTCGTGGCGGAAACGGGGATCGATTACCTGGCCATCGCCATCGGCACCAGCCACGGGGCCTACAAGGGGAAGGGCCGGCCCTACATTGACCACAAGCGCCTGGAGGAGATCAGCAAGCGGGTGCCTATCCCCCTGGTGCTCCACGGGGCCAGCGGGGTACCCACCTGGCTTAAGGAGAGGCTCTTGGCCACGGGGGCCGAGCTGAAGGAGGCTACGGGTATCCACGATGAGGATATCCGTAAGGCCATTCCCAACGGCATCGCCAAGATCAACATCGACACCGACCTGCGCCTGGCCATGACCCTGGGCATCCGGGAAGTGGTGGTGGGCAATCCCAAGGAGTTTGACCCCCGCAAGATCATCGGCAAGGGCCGGGACTACCTGAAGCAGGTGATCCGGGAGAAGTTTGAGCTGATGGGCACGGTGGGCCGGGCATAA
- a CDS encoding ribulose bisphosphate carboxylase small subunit, whose product MRITQGTFSYLPDLTDEEIRAQIEYIIKNGWAVSIEYADDPSPYNVYWNMWGLPMFDLEDAAAAMYEFQKCREAFPNHYIKINGYDPSPMWQAQRVSFIAHRPKKEPGFRLHRQLWSDGRRLKYTLEAYATMRPEGERYTE is encoded by the coding sequence ATGCGGATCACCCAAGGTACCTTCTCCTACCTGCCCGACCTTACCGACGAGGAAATCCGGGCCCAGATTGAGTACATCATCAAAAACGGCTGGGCGGTTTCCATTGAGTACGCCGATGACCCTAGCCCCTACAACGTTTACTGGAACATGTGGGGCCTGCCCATGTTTGATCTGGAGGATGCGGCGGCGGCCATGTACGAGTTCCAGAAGTGCCGCGAGGCCTTCCCCAACCACTACATCAAGATCAACGGCTACGACCCTTCTCCCATGTGGCAGGCGCAAAGGGTTTCCTTCATCGCTCATCGGCCCAAGAAGGAGCCCGGCTTCCGCCTGCACCGGCAGCTTTGGAGCGATGGCCGCAGGCTCAAGTACACCCTCGAGGCCTACGCCACCATGAGGCCAGAGGGCGAGCGTTACACGGAGTAG